The genomic segment GAAGTGAGAGCTGCACatctttttgctttctgcaccATACGAGCTGGATGCTACAGGAGCCCGCTCTGCTGTGCGCCCAGAAGTGCCAATTTAACCTCCCAGGAGCAATCCTCACCAGTGGGGGGCAGGGCAATGGATAAATGTTCCTGCTTCTCATCCTTCAGGCCGACGATGCTGGGAGACCATCCTTTTTCAGGATCCTGGAGATCTCAAGCCCCCGTTGTCCACAGCAGCCATACACACCCTCCTATTGGATTGAAACACACCCTCCTATtgtattttcctcctttcccgTCTCATTGACTCCACTCCCTGACACCTGCACCTTGGATCATTTCCCACACAAACCAGGCACATGCACAACCTGCTCTCAGGCTTTGCTTTCAAGGGAACCCAAGCTAaaacaccttctctctctctctctcttttttttttggagacagtcttgctctgtcacccaggctggaatgcaatggcacgatctcagttcactacaacctctgcctcccaggttcaagtgattctcctgcctcagccttctgagtagctgggattacaggtgcatgccaccatgcccagctaatttttatatttttagtagagaaggggtttcaccatgttggccagctggtctcaaactcctgacctcaggtgattcacccacctcggcctcctaaagtactgggattataggcatgagccaccgcacccagcctaaaacacCTTTTCAACTTGTTCCCTGGCTACCCAGCAGCAgactgatccttttttttttgagatggagtttcactcttattgcccaggatggagtgcaatttgcaatcttgtctcactgcaacctctggctcccaggttcaagtgattctccggcctcagcctcttgagtagctgggattacaggcacctaccatcacatctggctaatttttttatttttagtagagacagggtttcaccatgttggccaggctggtcttgaactcttgacctcagctgttcccccacctccacctcccaaagtactgggatttacaggtgtgagccacctcagctCAGACGGATCCTTTCGAAACATGTCTGATCATGTCTTTTCTCAGCTGAAAACCCCCTGGTGACTCCCGTTTCCactaaaggaaaagcaaaagtgCTTATACTGGCTGGCAAGGCATGGCAGAATCTGCCCTTCCCTCTGCTTCCTCTCTAATGTCACCTCTCTAATGATCTCTACTGTAGCTGCAGTGTTCTCCAGAGTCACCCTGCACACTCCTGccgcagggcctttgcactggtgATTTCCAGGAATGCTGGTCCTCCAGAATATTTCTAAGCATGCTTCCTCACTTCCTTCAAGACTTTTCTAGAAGTGCTTCTCTGTGAGGCCTTCCTTGATGATCAGTCCTCCATAAAGTAGGAACCTCCACCTCTCCTGGTATTCGCCTGCTGGCTCACCctgctttaaatttttcatagtaaTCGCCAATATCATGAATTGTGTTTCGGGGGTTATGTCTTCTGTCTGCCCCCAGCTTGAATGCAATCTTCACGAGGATGGGACTTtgtccctccccctccccccactaTGTTTTTTTAACTGCAGTACCTGGAACAGTGCTTGGCAGgtagtaagtactcagtaaatgtttgttgaatgagccCCGTAAGTAGGCAAGACAGAGGACGCATGTAGGGATCCGTGTGAACCTCAGCCCCTGGCTCCTGAGTCCGGTGATGGGGACAGTGGCAGCTCCTGGCTGTGAGGGCCCCAGAGGCTGGCAGCAGGACGCCTCTGTGGAAAATTCACTCAATGCCTTTCCCACTGAGGCTGATGCTCTGGGATGATCTCTTTGGGGGCTCGTGCTCGGATATTTGTTTCAAAGACTCCCAGGTCAAACCTTAGGGACCGcagaacatttagaaaaataaaacgtCTGTGAGCCTGGTCCAGGCAAATCCCATGCAGATGGGAGTTTGTCCCCTTCGGGTCCCTGAAGTCCTGGTTACTGCCAGCATGGAGTGACCTGCATCACCTCTAAGGGCCAGGTAAGGATTCAGCAGCTGACTCCTCAGCTTCTGCAGGACACTGGCGGCATAGCCAGAAAGATGGTTGGAAGGCGTCAAGGCATGGGGAAGGGGCTGAGGGTGACCTGAGTGTGTGTGAGGGGCAGCCCTGCTGCAGTCTAAGCCTTTGATTCCCAACTCTGTGCACAGTTACCCCTGGACCCTGCCATGTGGCCCAGCCACTTGTACCTGGGATAGGGGCTAAGCCAGGCTGCTCTCTCCTCCAAAGAGAGGCAGCCCGTTTGCTTTCCCGTTTGCCTTTGCAGAGACAGACCTCGATCCCCATTCAAGGCAAGCGGCAGCCCCTGTAAGCACAGGAGACAGTTCCAAGTATCAGTGAGAAGGATCCCTTTCCCGATGGGGCTGCCTGTACCCAGTCcctcccagcttccccagggccCTGGGGCTTTGCAGGCGTTCAGAAGTGGCAGCCAGCCGCAGCCCGGGACTGAAGAGGTTAATGTGCATCTGCCTCCGAATGTTAATGTGTCTAGGTGATGTCAGTGGGAGCCGGgaaggagggagtggggagggcagTTGGGCTTGGAGACGGCAGAGGCTGCCAGGCTGCTGAGGAAGACCCCCTTCCTGACTGCGGGGCTTTTGCTCCGGGACAAGGTGGCCGGCACTGGAGGCTGCCGCAGCCTGCGTGGGCAGAGGGGAGCTCAGCTCAGTTGGGGGAGCAGGAGACCGGCACTGGCTGGATGGACCTGGAAGCCTCGCTGCTGTCCACTGGCCCCAACGCCAGCAATACCTCTGATGGCCCCAACAACCTCACCTCGGCAGGTGAGTTGAGTTGACCAGGAATCCTCCCTCCTCCCGGTTGCGGGTGGGAAATGGGAAGCTTTCACCCCTGAGCTAAACTGCTTGGGAAACTTTGTTACAGTTCTCCGGGACAAGATCCATGGTCTGCTTTGCCCAAGGGGCAGGAGTGAAGGGGTCAGGGGCCCGCAGGGGCAGACGGGCAGAAGCAGAGCAGCGGGCAAAGCCACGTTCAGAATGGCAAAGAAGGGGGCCAGCCACGAGGCAGCAGGGGAAAGCTCGCTGCTGGGTTCCAAAGATGCTTAGGAGAAAAAATTCCAGGCTGGAAAAGCAAGCGAGAGAAGCTGGAGGGTGGTCTGTGGGAGACAGCAGGAGGCTCACTTCTGCACCGTTAGCCTCGGCTTTTTACTCACATTTGGGTGATGAGGTCTGAGGCATCCCTACTGCCCCCGGGAGAGACCCTGGGAAGGGAAGACTTCATGGAACCATGAGGGGATTAACTTTTCTGGTGAATTAAGCTTCCTGACATTTCCAGAGCTGTGACGCCCTGGGATTCCAGCtttgaaggagaaggaaaggaagggttTATGTGGAGCCTTTTTTCAGGCTGCTGAGCTGCAACACACAGCTTCTGTCTCTGCTTCACTCAGGAAGCCCAGGCTCAGAAGATGCCAATCAAGGAAATCCCTGCTAGGAAGCCTGGGGCTGGGAGGGCTGCTGGCTTGACCCGGGCACAGCCGGCAAGCCTCTACAAGACAGTCGCCCACAGAGATGCCCAAGAATCAGTAGAGTTTCCAACCAGATATCTCCAAAATAAAACACTCAGGGCTGCATACaagaaaagcacacacacacacacacacctcacttACTTTTGTGTCCTTCTGGCTATTTTGACGAGGTTTCCTGGTGAAGCCCGGGCCGCACGGAGTCATCTCTGCAGACAGCTGTGGTTCTCACCTCTGGTGCCTGCAGGAGGCAGGCGAGTCGTGTCCTTCCACGACGCGTGGCTCAGGGGAATCTGGTAGGATTCACCAGGAAAGCTATGGAGGAGGAGAGCAAGGGGACAGGGGATGAGATTAGCAACGGTGAAGGGAGGGAGAATGGAGAGGATTCCAGATGAACGGTGGGTCGCTGGAGGCTGAGCATGCTGGCAGGATGTCAGTTCTTAGAGCAGAGCCCCTGTCAAACGGCTGACGCTTGCTCCTTCCATCCCCAGGATCCCCTTCTCGCACGGGGAGCTCCTACATCAACATCATCATGCCTTCTGTGTTCGGCACCATCTGCCTCCTGGGCATCGTCGGGAACTCCACGGTCATCTTTGCGGTGGTGAAGAAGTCCAAGCTGCACTGGTGCAGTAATGTCCCCGACATCTTCATCATCAACCTGTCGGTGGTGGatctcctctttctcctggggATGCCCTTCATGATCCACCAGCTCATGGGCAACGGGGTGTGGCACTTTGGGGAGACCATGTGCACCCTCATCACGGCCATGGATGCCAACAGTCAGTTCACCAGCACCTACATCCTGACCGCCATGGCCATTGACCGCTATCTGGCCACCGTCCACCCCATCTCCTCCACAAAGTTCCGGAAGCCCTCTGTGGCCACCCTGGTGATCTGCCTCCTGTGGGCCCTCTCCTTCATCAGCATCACCCCGGTGTGGCTCTATGCCAGACTCATCCCCTTCCCAGGAGGTGCCGTGGGCTGTGGCATCCGCCTGCCCAACCCGGACACTGACCTCTACTGGTTCACCCTGTACCAGTTTTTCCTGGCCTTTGCCCTGCCTTTTGTAGTCATCACGGCTGCGTATGTGAGGATCCTGCAGCGCATGACATCCTCAGTGGCTCCCGCCTCCCAGCGCAGCATCCGGCTACGGACAAAGAGGGTGACCCGCACAGCCATTGCCATCTGCCTGGTCTTCTTTGTGTGCTGGGCGCCCTACTATGTGCTACAGCTGACCCAGTTGTCCATCAGCCGCCCCACCCTCACCTTTGTCTACCTGTACAATGCAGCCATCAGCTTGGGCTACGCCAACAGCTGCCTTAACCCCTTTGTGTACATCGTGCTCTGTGAGACATTCCGCAAACGCTTGGTCCTGTCCGTGAAGCCTGCAGCCCAGGGGCAGCTTCGCACTGTCAGCAACGCTCAGACAGCTGACGAGGAGAGGACAGAAAGCAAAGGCACCTGACACTTCCCTGGCCACCCTGGACACCTCCGAGTCAGGACACCACAGCAAGCCACCGAGAGAGATGCCGAGAAAAACCCAAGACCACTCTGGGGGAATGCAGGGAGGCTGGGTGGCAAGAGGTTACGgcaatgaaataaatacattccaTGGGGCCCATACATTGTGGGGAGGCCTAGAGTTAGGTTTGGTGGTTTCAGATATCAGAAATCCCCTTGGGGGAGCAGGATGAGACCTTTGGGTAAAACAGAAGCTGAGCAAGAGAAGATGTTGGTTTGGATAATTGGTTGAGCACTATATCTGTGAGCTCTCAAATGCCTTTTTCCCGAGGGAAAAGGTGGAAGGCTATGGACTGGGTTTGTTTAAAGTCAGGCAGGGCTGGAGTGTGAGCAGCCAGAGCCTTGTTACACAAGGCCTGGGAGATAGGAAAGGGCCCAAACACTCTTTCCCACCTCTTACTGGTATGATGGAAGGCGGCCTTTCTCCCAAGCTGGTGGATGATGAAAAACGAAGCGTACCATCTCTCTGCATTCCAGCATCCTGTCAATTTCCCTTTTACTTCAGAGGGTGCATGTTTATTTGGGGGGGCGGGGATCTGGCGCTAAGCCCACAGGAGTAAAAGCCCAGTTTGGTAGGAGGTCTGCCTACTGAGAATGACAAGGTGacctggggtgggtgtggggtgtgggtcttaaaactaataaaagttGGGGGGGGAGCTTTTGCAGCTCTGGTGACATTCTCTCCTTGGGGCATATTTGCTGAGTCGCTAATCCAGCGTGAGTGTCCATGTATTCTGCATGTGCGGGGGCCATTCTAGTGCCTGCTGTGCTGGCATCATCTTTTTCCTCTAGCCCTTcctctccaaaataaaaacaaaggaaaatctcCACCCACATCATTCTGGATGTTCTTGTGGActtgagggtgtgtgtgtgtgttggggggaagGTGGgtagcagaaaagagaaagaggggtcACTTGGCTGTGGAATTTAGACCTTGGTTCATTTTTAGGAACCAAATGCATCTTGCTGCATTTTTAGGAAGCACGAAGCAaggttctgtttttctgaacCCACAGGGAGGATTCAGTGGCATAAATGGAATTACTGGGGATTTATTCAATTGCAGTTCTGCTGCTAGGCTTGTTCTGGGGACTCAGCTTCCGGTCTTCTGCACAACATCCCCTGGCCTTTGTTGTCACCAGTGCTGGCCCCTCAGGCCCCAATGGCCAacccccactccctccccacaCCAACCCCCGCTGAGTCACCAGCTGCAGAGCCAGCTCTTAGGGCAGCTGAAGCCTGTCTGCTTGCTGCAGCTGAGATCTGGTGTGGGCACCTTGAACAGAAGATTACAGCTGGGGCCGCTGGGAGGCAGCCACGACTGCTGCTTGGCTGCTGCTTCTTGGCATCTTCACTGAGAGGGGGCGGGAGCCATCAGTGCAGGGCTCAGCAGATTTTAGTGAGATAGCAGGAGCAAACTGCAAGCATCCTTAAAGCAGGGGCAGCAGCACAGCCTGTTCCTCTGCAGAGTTGCAATAGGGAGCCTCTTTAGAAAACTTCTGGGCAATTTCCTTGGGTCCTGGGGAgccttttttttgacatggagtcttgctccatcatgcaggctggagtacagtggcgcagtcttggctcactgcaacctctgcatcccggattcaagcgattctcctgcttcagcctcctgagtagctgggactacaattgtgcaccaccatgcccagctaatttttgtattttttgtagagatggggtttcaccatgttggccaggatggtctccgatttcttgacctcgtgatccacctgcctcggcctcccaaagtgttgagattataggcatgagccactatgcccagccgcttttttttttaacacagg from the Callithrix jacchus isolate 240 chromosome 1, calJac240_pri, whole genome shotgun sequence genome contains:
- the MCHR1 gene encoding melanin-concentrating hormone receptor 1 isoform X1, which encodes MDLEASLLSTGPNASNTSDGPNNLTSAGSPSRTGSSYINIIMPSVFGTICLLGIVGNSTVIFAVVKKSKLHWCSNVPDIFIINLSVVDLLFLLGMPFMIHQLMGNGVWHFGETMCTLITAMDANSQFTSTYILTAMAIDRYLATVHPISSTKFRKPSVATLVICLLWALSFISITPVWLYARLIPFPGGAVGCGIRLPNPDTDLYWFTLYQFFLAFALPFVVITAAYVRILQRMTSSVAPASQRSIRLRTKRVTRTAIAICLVFFVCWAPYYVLQLTQLSISRPTLTFVYLYNAAISLGYANSCLNPFVYIVLCETFRKRLVLSVKPAAQGQLRTVSNAQTADEERTESKGT
- the MCHR1 gene encoding melanin-concentrating hormone receptor 1 isoform X2 produces the protein MPSVFGTICLLGIVGNSTVIFAVVKKSKLHWCSNVPDIFIINLSVVDLLFLLGMPFMIHQLMGNGVWHFGETMCTLITAMDANSQFTSTYILTAMAIDRYLATVHPISSTKFRKPSVATLVICLLWALSFISITPVWLYARLIPFPGGAVGCGIRLPNPDTDLYWFTLYQFFLAFALPFVVITAAYVRILQRMTSSVAPASQRSIRLRTKRVTRTAIAICLVFFVCWAPYYVLQLTQLSISRPTLTFVYLYNAAISLGYANSCLNPFVYIVLCETFRKRLVLSVKPAAQGQLRTVSNAQTADEERTESKGT